A part of Larkinella insperata genomic DNA contains:
- a CDS encoding ATP-grasp domain-containing protein — MKKIGILFGQENSFPQAFVDRVNSKKESGILAEFVSIDKVVQGDPTEYAVIIDRISQDVPFYRAYLKNAALTGTAVINNPFWWSADEKFFNNCLATKLNVPVPNTVLLPSKERPDDTNENSFRNLKMMDWDAIFKYIGFPAYMKPHSGGGWKSVYKVYNPDDLWQKFAETGQLVMMLQEEIVFDDYFRCYCIGGTDVRIMPYEPRNPHHLRYAAEPQTSGEAYKKLTTTVRNYVIALNQALGYDFNTVEFAVRDGIPYAIDFCNPAPDADIYSVGQENFEWVVEAAANMAIARAKAQVPGQDNLTWGSYVKSSAHGRPATPAAESEEAVEPTAEPVKSKKAEKKMAESPKKKEGAKAGSDEKPKAKKEKKAK; from the coding sequence ATGAAGAAAATTGGTATCCTTTTCGGGCAGGAAAATTCATTTCCGCAAGCCTTTGTCGACCGGGTCAACAGCAAGAAGGAGAGCGGCATTCTGGCCGAATTCGTCAGCATTGACAAAGTGGTTCAGGGCGACCCCACGGAATACGCCGTGATCATCGACCGGATTTCGCAGGACGTACCGTTTTACCGCGCTTACCTGAAAAACGCAGCCCTGACCGGCACGGCCGTCATCAACAACCCCTTCTGGTGGAGCGCCGACGAGAAGTTTTTCAACAACTGCCTGGCCACCAAACTAAACGTACCGGTTCCGAATACCGTCCTGCTGCCGTCGAAGGAACGCCCCGACGACACCAACGAAAACTCGTTCCGGAACCTGAAAATGATGGATTGGGACGCTATTTTCAAGTACATCGGTTTTCCGGCTTACATGAAACCCCACTCCGGCGGTGGCTGGAAAAGCGTTTATAAGGTGTACAACCCCGACGATCTGTGGCAGAAATTTGCCGAAACCGGCCAGTTGGTGATGATGCTGCAGGAAGAAATTGTGTTCGACGATTACTTCCGCTGTTACTGCATCGGGGGCACGGATGTCCGGATTATGCCCTACGAACCCCGTAACCCCCATCACCTTCGCTACGCAGCCGAGCCCCAGACTTCCGGCGAAGCCTACAAAAAACTGACGACGACGGTGCGCAACTACGTCATCGCCCTCAACCAGGCCCTGGGCTACGATTTCAATACCGTTGAGTTTGCCGTCCGCGACGGGATTCCCTACGCCATTGACTTCTGCAACCCCGCTCCGGATGCGGATATTTATTCGGTCGGTCAGGAAAACTTTGAATGGGTGGTGGAAGCGGCCGCCAACATGGCCATCGCGCGGGCGAAAGCGCAGGTGCCGGGCCAAGACAACCTGACCTGGGGTTCGTACGTGAAGAGTTCGGCGCACGGACGGCCCGCAACGCCTGCCGCCGAGTCCGAAGAGGCCGTTGAACCAACCGCAGAACCGGTGAAATCAAAAAAAGCGGAGAAAAAAATGGCCGAGTCTCCAAAGAAAAAAGAAGGGGCCAAAGCCGGCTCTGACGAGAAGCCGAAAGCGAAAAAAGAAAAAAAGGCCAAATAA
- a CDS encoding type 1 glutamine amidotransferase, protein MESMKVAVLDLYNNVPNEGMRCILQLIRNMSGQMEVELTHTIFDVRGKNEVPGLDYDIYISTGGPGSPLPSDEPWEAPYFRLIDQLFEHNRIHEQKKYLFLICHSFQLVSRHLGLGTISKRKSTSFGIFPMHKTDDGLTDPLFEGLPDPFFAVDSRDYQLTEPNWDRINELNVKVLCLEKIRPHVPLERAIMAVRFTDEIFGTQFHPEADGEGMLRYFMTDEKKQQIVENHGEDKYNEMVAYLQDPEKIALTESVIIPGFLRQSSLVKL, encoded by the coding sequence ATGGAATCAATGAAAGTGGCGGTTCTGGACTTGTACAACAACGTCCCGAACGAAGGAATGCGCTGTATTCTGCAACTTATTCGGAATATGAGCGGCCAGATGGAAGTGGAATTGACGCATACAATTTTCGACGTGCGGGGCAAAAACGAAGTCCCGGGCCTGGACTATGACATTTATATTTCAACCGGTGGGCCGGGTAGTCCGTTGCCGAGCGATGAGCCGTGGGAAGCGCCCTATTTTCGGTTGATCGACCAGCTATTTGAGCACAACAGAATCCACGAGCAAAAGAAATACCTGTTTCTGATCTGCCACTCCTTCCAGCTCGTGTCCCGGCACCTGGGCCTCGGAACCATCAGCAAACGCAAATCGACGTCCTTTGGCATTTTCCCGATGCACAAAACCGACGACGGCCTGACCGATCCGCTGTTTGAAGGGTTGCCCGATCCGTTTTTCGCGGTCGATTCGCGGGATTATCAACTGACGGAACCCAACTGGGACCGCATCAACGAACTGAACGTTAAAGTGCTGTGTCTGGAGAAAATCCGCCCCCACGTTCCGCTGGAACGGGCCATCATGGCGGTGCGGTTCACCGACGAAATTTTTGGTACGCAGTTTCACCCGGAAGCCGATGGCGAGGGCATGTTGCGGTATTTCATGACCGACGAGAAGAAACAGCAAATCGTTGAAAATCACGGCGAAGACAAGTACAACGAAATGGTGGCCTACCTGCAGGATCCGGAAAAAATTGCCCTGACGGAGTCGGTCATCATACCGGGTTTTCTGCGCCAGTCAAGTTTGGTTAAACTTTAA
- a CDS encoding carboxylate-amine ligase, producing MPVFTLGIEEEFQTIDPVTRELRSHMSKIVEGGQITLQERVKAEMHQAVVEVGTNICTNIHEAREEVTYLRKMVLDLAEKQNLKIAAAGTHPISDWQDQLITDNERYDKLIDEMRDVARSNLIFGLHVHVGIENRNDGLHIMNAVRYFLPHVYALSTNSPFWCGRNTGFKSYRSKVFDKFPRTGIPDYFASAAEYDDYINLLVKTNCIDNGKKIWWDIRLHPFFNTIEFRICDVPMRVDETICLAAVMQALIAKIHKLHKQNLNFRPYRKILINENKWRAARYGIEGKLIDFGKQEEVPYHTLAQELLEFIDDVVDELGSRKEIEYVKTILEMGTGADRQLAVFRQTNDLKRVVDYIVEETSHGLI from the coding sequence ATGCCAGTTTTCACCCTAGGAATCGAAGAAGAATTTCAGACCATCGACCCCGTGACGCGGGAGTTGCGTTCGCACATGTCGAAAATTGTGGAGGGCGGCCAGATCACGCTTCAGGAACGGGTCAAAGCCGAGATGCACCAGGCCGTGGTGGAAGTGGGCACCAACATCTGCACCAACATTCACGAAGCGCGCGAGGAGGTGACGTACCTGCGCAAGATGGTGCTCGATCTGGCCGAAAAGCAGAATCTGAAAATCGCAGCTGCCGGAACGCACCCCATCTCCGACTGGCAGGATCAGCTCATTACCGACAACGAACGCTACGACAAGCTCATCGATGAGATGCGTGATGTGGCCCGCTCGAACCTGATTTTTGGCCTGCACGTACACGTGGGCATCGAAAACCGTAACGACGGCCTGCACATCATGAATGCCGTGCGGTATTTTCTGCCCCACGTCTACGCCCTGTCGACCAATTCACCGTTCTGGTGCGGCCGCAACACGGGGTTCAAATCTTACCGCTCGAAGGTGTTTGACAAGTTTCCGCGCACCGGTATTCCCGACTATTTTGCCTCGGCGGCCGAGTACGACGATTACATCAACCTGCTGGTGAAAACCAACTGCATCGACAACGGCAAGAAAATCTGGTGGGACATTCGGCTGCACCCGTTCTTCAACACCATTGAATTCCGGATTTGCGACGTGCCCATGCGGGTCGATGAAACCATTTGCCTGGCGGCCGTGATGCAGGCGCTAATTGCCAAGATTCACAAATTACACAAGCAAAACCTGAATTTTCGGCCGTACCGGAAAATCCTGATCAACGAAAATAAGTGGCGGGCGGCCCGCTACGGCATCGAAGGCAAGCTGATCGATTTTGGCAAGCAGGAGGAAGTACCCTACCACACGCTGGCCCAGGAATTGCTAGAATTCATCGACGATGTAGTGGACGAGCTCGGCAGCCGCAAAGAAATTGAATATGTTAAAACCATTCTTGAAATGGGCACCGGAGCCGACCGGCAACTGGCGGTTTTCCGGCAAACCAATGACTTGAAGCGGGTTGTGGATTACATCGTTGAGGAAACTTCTCACGGCTTGATCTAG